From Toxotes jaculatrix isolate fToxJac2 chromosome 1, fToxJac2.pri, whole genome shotgun sequence, a single genomic window includes:
- the LOC121180227 gene encoding RNA-binding protein, mRNA-processing factor 2a isoform X1 — protein MILSRNTATRISSDTSPSSSARPHLGTSSLLKFKRHQDFHCSFRRTWGKYHSTRKNLILCAAAEAAAAAEATVNMSLKADAEPNNNVSIEEEVRTLFVSGLPVDIKPRELYLLFRPFKGYEGSLIKLTSKQPVGFVTFDSRSGAEAAKNALNGIRFDPESPQTLRLEFAKANTKMAKSKLMATPNPTNIHPALGAHFIARDPYDLTGAALIPASPDAWTPYPLYTTELTPGLPHAAFTYPAAAAAAAALHAQVRDQPMRWYPTPSETSQPGWKSRQFC, from the exons ATGATTCTCTCTCGCAATACTGCTACTAGAATATCCTCGGATACCTCGCCGTCCTCGTCTGCACGACCTCACCTCGGCACATCTTCTCTCCTCAAGTTCAAACGCCACCAGGactttcactgcagcttcagacGCACTTGGGGGAAATATCACTCGACGAGGAAAAACCTGATactttgtgcagcagcagaagcagcagcagcagctgaagccaCCGTGAACATGAGTCTCAAAGCTGACGCAGAGCCGAACAACAACGTTTCCATCGAGGAGGAG GTACGAACACTGTTTGTCAGTGGCCTACCAGTAGATATCAAACCACGGGAACTTTACCTTCTCTTCAGACCTTTTAAG GGTTATGAAGGGTCACTGATTAAGTTAACTTCAAAACAG CCTGTCGGGTTTGTAACCTTTGACAGTCGATCTGGAGCTGAAGCTGCAAAAAATGCACTAAAT GGTATCCGTTTTGACCCCGAAAGTCCCCAGACCCTGCGCTTAGAGTTTGCTAAAGCCAACACGAAGATGGCAAAGAGTAAGCTGATGGCCACACCGAACCCCACAAATATCCACCCTGCTCTAGGAGCACACTTCATTGCACGGGACCCAT ATGATCTGACAGGGGCAGCCCTCATTCCAGCATCGCCGGATGCCTGGACTCCTTACCCTCTATACACTACGGAGTTGACCCCTGGCCTCCCTCACGCAGCCTTCACTTACCCAGCGgccgctgccgctgctgcaGCCCTCCACGCCCAGGTGAGGGACCAACcg aTGCGCTGGTACCCTACTCCCTCTGAGACTTCCCAGCCTGGATGGAAATCCCGGCAGTTTTGTTAG
- the LOC121180227 gene encoding RNA-binding protein, mRNA-processing factor 2a isoform X3: protein MILSRNTATRISSDTSPSSSARPHLGTSSLLKFKRHQDFHCSFRRTWGKYHSTRKNLILCAAAEAAAAAEATVNMSLKADAEPNNNVSIEEEVRTLFVSGLPVDIKPRELYLLFRPFKGYEGSLIKLTSKQPVGFVTFDSRSGAEAAKNALNGIRFDPESPQTLRLEFAKANTKMAKSKLMATPNPTNIHPALGAHFIARDPYDLTGAALIPASPDAWTPYPLYTTELTPGLPHAAFTYPAAAAAAAALHAQVRDQPASGNHTFVQLK from the exons ATGATTCTCTCTCGCAATACTGCTACTAGAATATCCTCGGATACCTCGCCGTCCTCGTCTGCACGACCTCACCTCGGCACATCTTCTCTCCTCAAGTTCAAACGCCACCAGGactttcactgcagcttcagacGCACTTGGGGGAAATATCACTCGACGAGGAAAAACCTGATactttgtgcagcagcagaagcagcagcagcagctgaagccaCCGTGAACATGAGTCTCAAAGCTGACGCAGAGCCGAACAACAACGTTTCCATCGAGGAGGAG GTACGAACACTGTTTGTCAGTGGCCTACCAGTAGATATCAAACCACGGGAACTTTACCTTCTCTTCAGACCTTTTAAG GGTTATGAAGGGTCACTGATTAAGTTAACTTCAAAACAG CCTGTCGGGTTTGTAACCTTTGACAGTCGATCTGGAGCTGAAGCTGCAAAAAATGCACTAAAT GGTATCCGTTTTGACCCCGAAAGTCCCCAGACCCTGCGCTTAGAGTTTGCTAAAGCCAACACGAAGATGGCAAAGAGTAAGCTGATGGCCACACCGAACCCCACAAATATCCACCCTGCTCTAGGAGCACACTTCATTGCACGGGACCCAT ATGATCTGACAGGGGCAGCCCTCATTCCAGCATCGCCGGATGCCTGGACTCCTTACCCTCTATACACTACGGAGTTGACCCCTGGCCTCCCTCACGCAGCCTTCACTTACCCAGCGgccgctgccgctgctgcaGCCCTCCACGCCCAGGTGAGGGACCAACcg gctTCTGGAAACCACACCTTTGTCCAGCTGAAGTGA
- the LOC121180227 gene encoding RNA-binding protein, mRNA-processing factor 2a isoform X2: protein MILSRNTATRISSDTSPSSSARPHLGTSSLLKFKRHQDFHCSFRRTWGKYHSTRKNLILCAAAEAAAAAEATVNMSLKADAEPNNNVSIEEEVRTLFVSGLPVDIKPRELYLLFRPFKGYEGSLIKLTSKQPVGFVTFDSRSGAEAAKNALNGIRFDPESPQTLRLEFAKANTKMAKSKLMATPNPTNIHPALGAHFIARDPYDLTGAALIPASPDAWTPYPLYTTELTPGLPHAAFTYPAAAAAAAALHAQMRWYPTPSETSQPGWKSRQFC from the exons ATGATTCTCTCTCGCAATACTGCTACTAGAATATCCTCGGATACCTCGCCGTCCTCGTCTGCACGACCTCACCTCGGCACATCTTCTCTCCTCAAGTTCAAACGCCACCAGGactttcactgcagcttcagacGCACTTGGGGGAAATATCACTCGACGAGGAAAAACCTGATactttgtgcagcagcagaagcagcagcagcagctgaagccaCCGTGAACATGAGTCTCAAAGCTGACGCAGAGCCGAACAACAACGTTTCCATCGAGGAGGAG GTACGAACACTGTTTGTCAGTGGCCTACCAGTAGATATCAAACCACGGGAACTTTACCTTCTCTTCAGACCTTTTAAG GGTTATGAAGGGTCACTGATTAAGTTAACTTCAAAACAG CCTGTCGGGTTTGTAACCTTTGACAGTCGATCTGGAGCTGAAGCTGCAAAAAATGCACTAAAT GGTATCCGTTTTGACCCCGAAAGTCCCCAGACCCTGCGCTTAGAGTTTGCTAAAGCCAACACGAAGATGGCAAAGAGTAAGCTGATGGCCACACCGAACCCCACAAATATCCACCCTGCTCTAGGAGCACACTTCATTGCACGGGACCCAT ATGATCTGACAGGGGCAGCCCTCATTCCAGCATCGCCGGATGCCTGGACTCCTTACCCTCTATACACTACGGAGTTGACCCCTGGCCTCCCTCACGCAGCCTTCACTTACCCAGCGgccgctgccgctgctgcaGCCCTCCACGCCCAG aTGCGCTGGTACCCTACTCCCTCTGAGACTTCCCAGCCTGGATGGAAATCCCGGCAGTTTTGTTAG